Proteins encoded together in one Bacteroides ovatus window:
- a CDS encoding GNAT family N-acetyltransferase — protein sequence MEIKLVTSDKKEFLELLLLADEQESMIDRYLERGDMFVLYDNGLKALCVVTREGEGIYEIKNIATVPFFQRQGYGKRLIEFLFEYYQGKCSEMLVGTGDVPSSRSFYEHCGFTVSHRIKNFFTDNYDHPMYEDGVQLVDMIYLKKTF from the coding sequence ATGGAGATAAAGCTAGTAACTTCAGATAAAAAAGAATTTCTCGAATTATTACTCTTGGCTGATGAACAGGAAAGTATGATTGACCGGTATTTGGAGCGCGGCGATATGTTCGTTCTTTATGATAACGGATTGAAAGCTCTTTGTGTAGTGACTCGTGAAGGGGAAGGTATTTATGAAATCAAGAATATTGCTACCGTTCCTTTCTTTCAACGGCAGGGGTACGGAAAACGTTTAATCGAATTTTTATTTGAATATTATCAGGGAAAGTGTTCTGAAATGTTAGTGGGTACAGGCGATGTACCTTCTTCCAGATCTTTTTATGAACACTGTGGTTTCACGGTTTCTCACCGGATAAAGAATTTCTTTACTGACAACTACGATCATCCGATGTATGAGGATGGTGTGCAGTTGGTGGATATGATATATTTGAAGAAAACATTTTAG
- a CDS encoding winged helix-turn-helix transcriptional regulator has protein sequence MKNFHPIGNCPIRDVLSRLGDKWSMLVLITLNANGTMRFSDIHKTIEDVSQRMLTVTLRTLESDGLVERKVYAEVPPRVEYCLTDTGGTLIPHIEGLVGWALENMDTILDHRQMSR, from the coding sequence ATGAAAAACTTTCATCCGATAGGAAATTGTCCGATAAGAGATGTGCTTAGCCGCTTGGGAGACAAGTGGTCGATGCTGGTGCTTATTACGCTGAACGCAAACGGCACCATGCGTTTTAGTGATATTCATAAAACGATAGAAGATGTTTCACAAAGAATGTTGACTGTAACATTGCGTACTCTGGAATCAGATGGATTGGTTGAACGGAAAGTATATGCTGAAGTACCTCCCCGTGTGGAGTATTGTCTGACAGATACGGGTGGCACTTTGATTCCTCATATTGAAGGACTGGTGGGATGGGCTTTGGAGAATATGGATACTATTTTGGACCACAGACAAATGAGTCGGTAA
- a CDS encoding DJ-1/PfpI family protein → MAKKVAVLAVNPVNGCGLFQYLEAFFENGISYKVFAVSDTKEIKTNSEISLTADDVITNLKGHEDEFDALVFSCGDAVPVFQQNADKPYNVDLMQVIKTFGDKGKMMIGHCAGAMMFDFTGITKGKKVAVHPLAKPAIQNGTATDKKSEIDGNFFTAQDENTIWTMMPQVIEALK, encoded by the coding sequence ATGGCAAAGAAAGTTGCAGTTTTAGCAGTGAATCCGGTAAATGGTTGTGGATTATTCCAATATTTGGAAGCGTTTTTCGAGAATGGCATTTCATATAAAGTATTTGCCGTATCGGATACGAAGGAGATTAAAACAAATTCAGAAATCAGCCTGACAGCAGACGATGTGATCACTAATTTGAAGGGACACGAAGATGAATTCGATGCACTCGTTTTCTCTTGTGGGGATGCAGTACCTGTATTTCAGCAGAATGCCGATAAACCCTATAACGTAGATTTGATGCAAGTCATTAAAACTTTCGGAGATAAAGGGAAAATGATGATCGGACATTGTGCCGGTGCAATGATGTTTGACTTTACCGGAATTACCAAAGGGAAGAAAGTAGCAGTTCACCCATTAGCTAAACCAGCTATTCAAAACGGAACAGCTACCGATAAGAAATCAGAGATAGATGGCAACTTTTTTACTGCTCAAGATGAAAACACCATTTGGACAATGATGCCACAGGTTATCGAAGCATTAAAATAA